CCGCCTCGAACACGGAAATCAGGTCAGTATGGTTCGCACCGGGTTGGATGGTACCGCCGTAGACGAAGACCGCCGGTCGGTTCAGTCGCGCCAGCCCGATCAGGCAGCCGGGCATGTTCTTGTCGCAACCACCGATGGCGACCAGGCCGTCAAAGCCCTCGCAGCCGGCGGTGGTTTCGATGGAGTCGGCAATCACTTCCCGTGAGACCAGGGAATATTTCATGCCTTCGGTGCCGTTGGCGATGCCATCGGATACGGTGATGGTATTGAAAATCAGGCTCTTGCCACCGGCCTCATCGGCACCGCGGCTGGCTTCCTCGGCCAGGCCGTTGATGTGCATGTTACAGGGCGTCAGGTTGCTCCAGGTGGAGGCGATACCCACCTGGGGTTTCTTGAAATCCTCGTCCGTGAAGCCGACGGCACGCAGCATCGCGCGGCTGGCTGATTTCCCGAGGCCATCGACCACGGGGCTGGAATAGCGACGGCGCTTGTCTTCGCTCATGATCTCTCCCGACTGTCTTATTCAGGTTCCTTGCTTGTCTGTGTTTCACGCTGATCTGGGCTCGTTGCTGTTGCGGATCCCGCGTTCTCTCAAGTTCCTTGCTTGCGAAAAAACAGCATGCGGTTGTTGGCCGGCATCGCTTGATCCTTATCGAAGGTCAAACCGTAGCTTGCAGCCAGCTCGATCACCGCAGCGTCATCCTTGATCCCACTGGATGGATCCCGCGACCTGAGCCAGGCATCCAAAGCTTCGTTGCCCTCGCTGGTAAACTGGCCGTCGCGATTGAATGGTCCATACACGACAAACCATCCACCGGTTTCCAGCACGTTCGACGCACAGGTCAGCAAGGCCTCAACAACCGGCCAGCCGACAAAATGCACGGTGTTGGCGGTAAACACGCCGTCGTAACGCTCGCCCGGCGGGCGGTGTTGCATGACATCCAGTTCCTGCGGCGGCGGCAGGTTGGGCAGGCCGACGTCCTCTTGCCAAGCACGCAGCCCCGGCTGGGCTTCGGCCACATCCGTCAATTGCCAGGTGATGTGCGGGTGGCGCTGGGCCAGGAAGACCCCATGCTGGCCGGTCCCGCTGCCCAGTTCAAGCCAGTGGCCGGGTTGTTCGAGTAACGGGGCAAGGGCTTCGGCGATGGGCTGTTGGTTTCGCAGGCAGGCTTCGGCAACGGGTTTCAAGATGCGCTCTCTGAATGTTGAGGTGTAATTTCAGGACCACCTTTCAGGTTAGCATCCTGACCCTTACAACGTCGCCAGCCGATGCAAGGGATTGCACAACTTTCGCACAAACAAAATGCAAAAGAGTTTCAAATAATCTAAAATATCCGTGAATTCAATATGTTACATAACATTTCCACGTGTAAATGAAATGTAACCACTGACGTCATTTTAACTGCCGACTATAGGCTACCAGGACGACCAGCATGCCGGAACGGAATCAGGTATCGACGCAGCGAGGCCGCCATGGGTAAATTTCCCCGTTGCGTCCTGCGTCTGCGTTACCGGGTCTGGTTGCCGCTGGCCCTGTTCTTCGCCATCGGCGGGTACAGCCTGGGACTCAACCTGACGCCGGCCTATGGCTCCGCCAACCCCGTACCCCTCTCCCCCCTGGTTTCCAACGCCTGGGTCGATACCCTGCAGTCGGACATTCGCTTTCGCACGGCCAGCCTGGACCAGGTCCTCAAGGACCAGAGCTGGATCGACAACCGTGACTGGCAACCGCTCGATACGACCCACGCCGGTCTGGGCTACCTGGATGGCCCGGCTACATTCCGGGTGGAACTCAGCAATCCATCGGTTCATCCCCTGTCTCTATTGCTACGCATCCAGGCCCCATCGCTGGACCAGGTGCGCGCCGTCGCCATCCTGGAAACCGGAGAAACCAATCGCCTGCCGGTGCTGGGCGACAGCTTTCCCTTCAGTGAGCGCATGGTGGAGCTGCCCGAGCTGATCTGGCCCGTAGTGCTGCCCCCGACGTCCTATACCACCTTCCTGTTCGAGGTGGTCAATTCCGGCCCTACCTTGTTCCCGTTCTCCGTCAGCCGGCCCGAGCAGTTGCTTAGCGAGGCAGGCACGGAAATCGCCTGGAAGGCGGGTCTCTACGGCATCTTGCTGTTTGCCTTGGTGTTTGACCTGGCACTGCTGCTGACCCTACGCAGCATGGCCGCCGCCTGGCTCACCTGCCTGGTGGCCACCATCCTGTTAACCCAACTGTGCGTGGACGGCTTCGGTCTCTGGCTACTCTGGCCGCATTGGCCCGGGGTAAATAACCTGCTGACACCCATGATCCCGCTCAGCGCAGTAGCGTTGCTGGGTTTTTCCCGTCACTTCCTGGGACTGGTCGGACGAACGCAGTTGACCTTTCGAGCCGCTTCAATCCCTCTAGTGCTACTGGCAGTGCTGGCACCCCTGCACATAGTGGGGATTGGACAGGCAACGACGCTTGTCGCCTCAACCGCTGCGCTGCTGCTCGTCCTTATCGTCGCCATCCTTCATATTCGGGAAAATCCAGAAGCCCGTTACCTGGCCATCGCATTGGTCATGCTGTTCATCGGCGCCGCGACGGCGATGCTGCGCACCATCGGCTGGATGCCGGTGAACGCAGTGACTACCTCCGGCTTCTACATCGGCGCTGCGTCCGCGGCGGTCTTCCTGACGCTTGTGGTGGGCTATCGATTGGTGGAGGAACGACGTCGACGCATGAACGCCACCCAGCGTGTAGCCGAAGAACGCCGCCTACGCACCCGCCTGGAACAGGATTACGACCGACTGATGGCGTCTCATCGCATCACCCGGCGCCCCAACCGTCCCATCATGGAGCAGGCACTGGACCGACTAATCCAATCCGGGCATTCGTTCGTGGTCGGCCTGCTGCGGCTGGAGCGCTATGGGGAGATCGAGCGCGCGCTGGGTTACCAGGAGGCGGAAAACCTGCTACGGGTCTATCTCGCGCGCTTCTGTCGTTACCTGGAGGGCCAGTTCCCCGATCAACTGGTGCTGTTCCAGGGTCATCCGTTGGGGACTGTAGATACGGCAAACCATGTCATCGCCCTGCGTACGGACAACGGCAGCATTCCCTGGAACGCCATCCGCCAGTGGCTCGAGCAGTCCTTCAGTGAGGACCACTACGCCTTCAGTTGGCTGTCCCGACTTGGCTTGGCGTATGCGCCTGAACATGGCAGCAGTGGTTCGCAACTGATTTCCCGGGCGGGTTTTGCCTCGCTGGCCACGGACACCACCATCAACGTCTATGATCCGCGCTCGGAAGAAGAGCAGAACCTGCAGCATTTCCTGATCCTGGATCTGGATCGCGCCCTGCGCACCGGGGGCATTCACCTGGCGTACCAGCCCAAGATCTGCCTGCGGGACAACCGGGTGATCGCCTACGAGGCGCTAATCCGCTGGAATCACCCGGACTATGGCCTCATCCGGCCCGATCAGTGGATCCCGTTCGCCGAGCAGGTGGGCGCGATCCACGGGGTGACTCTTTGGGCCATCGAGCGCGCGGTGCAGGATTTGCCCAGGCTGGAGCAAAAGGCCGGACGGCCGGTTATGGTGGCGGTGAACATTTCGGCCAGGGATCTGGCACGCAGCGATTTTCATAGCGAAGCCCAGGCCATCCTGTCCCGCTATGGCGTGACACCCAATAACGTGATGCTGGAAATCACCGAAACCGCCGTAATGCGTAACGCTGATCAGGCCCGGCAAATGCTGGAAAAGCTAAGCCGCGCAGGCTTCCGCATTGCCCTGGACGATTTCGGCACCGGCTATTCCTCCCTGAGCGCCCTGGCCTCCTTCAGCCTCGACGAATTGAAGATCGACCGCAGTTTCCTGACCGATATCCCCACCGACGCTATCCGCCAACGTATATTCCATACCGCGGTGGAACTGGGCGAGGCGCTGGACCTACGCATCGTGGTGGAAGGTGTGGAGACCGCGGCCGTCGCCGACTGGCTGCAACGCTACCCGGGCCTCTGTGGGCAGGGCTACTATTGGGGCCGGCCCGAACCTCTCTCGATCCTGTAGTCTTTCAGGTTTAGCCCTTTCATCTGGCGCGCATACTGGGTGGCAAACCCCGGGAACATGGTGGCGTTGAAACCATCTTCGGTGAGGTACCAGCTCTTGCAGCCGGAATTCCAGTTGGTCCTGGCCAGACGCTTCTGGATCGCACGATTGTGCCGTTTCTGCACATCCTTGCGCACCTCCAGGCTCTTGAGGTTTTGCCCTTCTATCAAGCGGATCGCCCGCACAAGGTACTCGATCTGCGATTCCATATAGACCAACGCCGAGTTGTGGCCCGGGCCGGAATTGGGTCCGAAGGTCATGAACAGGTTCGGATAGCCGGAAACGTTGATGCTCTTGTAGGCATGGGCGCCACACCGCCAGTCTTCCGCCAGTTCCCGGCCCTTTCGTCCCACGACCCTGAACGGTGTACCACTGTGGGACACGTCGAAACCGGTGGCGAACACGATGCAGTCGAACTGATGCTCGATCCCTTCGGCGGTGCGGATACCCTCCTCGCTGATGCGCGCAATGGGCCAGGTGATCAGCTCGCAGTTATCCCGTTGCAGCGCGGGATAGTAGTCGCTGGACATCAGCACCCGTTTGCAGCCGATGCGGAAGTCCGGTTTAAGCTGACGGCGCATCCAGGCATCCTTGACCTGATGGTTCAAGTGGGCCTTGGCCACCCGCTCCATCACGCCGGTCAGCGGTGAATTCCAGATGATGCCCAGGGCCATGGATTCATGGGTAACGTAAAGGGCGCGGCGCATGGCCGACTGGGCGCCGGGTAGTTTGCGAAACAACAACTTGTTCCACTCTGGTGTGGCGAAATCCGGCCGCGGCAGCACCCAGCCCGGTGTGCGCTGGAAAACCTTGAGCCTGTCCACCCGCCCGACCAGTTCGGGGACGATCTGCACGCCGCTGGCGCCAGTACCGATCACCGCCACCCGCTTGCCGCGAAAGTCATAGTCGTGATCCCAGCGGGCACTGTGGACCTTGTGGCCCTTGAAGCTATCGATACCGGGAATATCCGGAAAGCTGCATTTCGATAGCGGGCCCTGGGCCATAATCGCTGAATGGGCCTGATAGGACTCGCCGCTCTGTGTGGTCGCCGTCCACACACCGGCTTTCTCGTGATACACCAGCTCGCTGACATCCTGGTTGAAGCGAACCTTCTGTCGCAGCTTGTGGCTGTCTGCAAGGTGGTGGATGTACCGCAGAATTTCCCGGCTACCGGCGAAGCTGCGCGACCAGTCCGGGTTCGGTGCGAAAGAGAACGAGTAGAGGTTGGACGGTATATCACAGGCGGCCCCCGGATAGGTATTGTCCCGCCAGGTTCCGCCGATATCCGCGGCCCGTTCGAGGATCACCACGTCGCGGATGCCTTCCTGCTGCAGTCTCAGGGCAGCGCCTAGACCGGCAAAGCCGGCCCCGACGATCAACACAGTGTGCGGCCTTGTCCTGCGACGCTGCGTTGCGCCAGCAGGAGCCTTGGAGTTCTTGGTTTGGGCGGTTGCCTTACTCATCATGCGCTCTCGAGGTTATTTCCAGGCAGGCGAAGCCGTCGCCGCGCGTAACACGGCGGACAAGCTTCAGCCTTGGTAAATGTTTCAGATCAGGCGGTGGGGCGCCAGGTCAGCTGCTTGACCCAGGTAGGTACGGGGCCCAGCGCTCGCTTCGGGATGTAATTGCTCAGCTTCACCAGTGCGTCCACCGGCTTGTGGTAGATGTGATCCCGATTGACCACCATCTGCCCGTGTTGGCTGATGATCTGGTACCAGGGGTTGCGACGCCCCTCCTTTGTGCGGCCGCCGATGCGCCGGTACTTG
The window above is part of the Marinobacter nanhaiticus D15-8W genome. Proteins encoded here:
- a CDS encoding flavin-containing monooxygenase is translated as MMSKATAQTKNSKAPAGATQRRRTRPHTVLIVGAGFAGLGAALRLQQEGIRDVVILERAADIGGTWRDNTYPGAACDIPSNLYSFSFAPNPDWSRSFAGSREILRYIHHLADSHKLRQKVRFNQDVSELVYHEKAGVWTATTQSGESYQAHSAIMAQGPLSKCSFPDIPGIDSFKGHKVHSARWDHDYDFRGKRVAVIGTGASGVQIVPELVGRVDRLKVFQRTPGWVLPRPDFATPEWNKLLFRKLPGAQSAMRRALYVTHESMALGIIWNSPLTGVMERVAKAHLNHQVKDAWMRRQLKPDFRIGCKRVLMSSDYYPALQRDNCELITWPIARISEEGIRTAEGIEHQFDCIVFATGFDVSHSGTPFRVVGRKGRELAEDWRCGAHAYKSINVSGYPNLFMTFGPNSGPGHNSALVYMESQIEYLVRAIRLIEGQNLKSLEVRKDVQKRHNRAIQKRLARTNWNSGCKSWYLTEDGFNATMFPGFATQYARQMKGLNLKDYRIERGSGRPQ
- a CDS encoding DUF938 domain-containing protein — translated: MKPVAEACLRNQQPIAEALAPLLEQPGHWLELGSGTGQHGVFLAQRHPHITWQLTDVAEAQPGLRAWQEDVGLPNLPPPQELDVMQHRPPGERYDGVFTANTVHFVGWPVVEALLTCASNVLETGGWFVVYGPFNRDGQFTSEGNEALDAWLRSRDPSSGIKDDAAVIELAASYGLTFDKDQAMPANNRMLFFRKQGT
- a CDS encoding EAL domain-containing protein encodes the protein MGKFPRCVLRLRYRVWLPLALFFAIGGYSLGLNLTPAYGSANPVPLSPLVSNAWVDTLQSDIRFRTASLDQVLKDQSWIDNRDWQPLDTTHAGLGYLDGPATFRVELSNPSVHPLSLLLRIQAPSLDQVRAVAILETGETNRLPVLGDSFPFSERMVELPELIWPVVLPPTSYTTFLFEVVNSGPTLFPFSVSRPEQLLSEAGTEIAWKAGLYGILLFALVFDLALLLTLRSMAAAWLTCLVATILLTQLCVDGFGLWLLWPHWPGVNNLLTPMIPLSAVALLGFSRHFLGLVGRTQLTFRAASIPLVLLAVLAPLHIVGIGQATTLVASTAALLLVLIVAILHIRENPEARYLAIALVMLFIGAATAMLRTIGWMPVNAVTTSGFYIGAASAAVFLTLVVGYRLVEERRRRMNATQRVAEERRLRTRLEQDYDRLMASHRITRRPNRPIMEQALDRLIQSGHSFVVGLLRLERYGEIERALGYQEAENLLRVYLARFCRYLEGQFPDQLVLFQGHPLGTVDTANHVIALRTDNGSIPWNAIRQWLEQSFSEDHYAFSWLSRLGLAYAPEHGSSGSQLISRAGFASLATDTTINVYDPRSEEEQNLQHFLILDLDRALRTGGIHLAYQPKICLRDNRVIAYEALIRWNHPDYGLIRPDQWIPFAEQVGAIHGVTLWAIERAVQDLPRLEQKAGRPVMVAVNISARDLARSDFHSEAQAILSRYGVTPNNVMLEITETAVMRNADQARQMLEKLSRAGFRIALDDFGTGYSSLSALASFSLDELKIDRSFLTDIPTDAIRQRIFHTAVELGEALDLRIVVEGVETAAVADWLQRYPGLCGQGYYWGRPEPLSIL